One genomic region from Populus nigra chromosome 8, ddPopNigr1.1, whole genome shotgun sequence encodes:
- the LOC133701200 gene encoding cytosolic sulfotransferase 15-like: MEDTQMITENNNLAETDEIADLLPSLPKEKSLRSGYVYRYQGFWCPEKQIPAVIAFQKHFVAQKTDTILVTMPKSGTTWLKALAFSIMNRAKYTPSCSPLNSVNPHDLVPFFEFRLYANNQIPDLSTFQSPRMFATHVPYPSLPDSIKNSGCRIVYLCRNPFDNFISSWHFLSEARPERLGPLLLEEAFDSFCNGLGGFGPFFDHVLGYWRESLERPEEVLFLTYEDMKEDINSQMKRLAEFLGCPFSLEEEADGVVEGISKLCSFSNLKDKEINKTGRSLGNLENKILFRRGEVGDWTNYLTPEMVDRLNKIMEQKLAGSDLKFKTGL; this comes from the coding sequence ATGGAAGACACCCAAATGATCACCGAAAACAACAATCTTGCAGAAACCGATGAGATTGCTGACCTCCTGCCATCCCTTCCCAAAGAAAAGTCATTGCGATCAGGTTATGTGTATCGATACCAAGGCTTTTGGTGTCCTGAAAAGCAGATTCCTGCTGTGATTGCATTTCAAAAGCACTTCGTAGCACAGAAAACAGATACTATACTAGTCACCATGCCTAAATCAGGCACAACATGGTTGAAAGCCTTGGCATTTTCCATTATGAATCGTGCAAAATATACACCCTCGTGTAGCCCCTTGAACTCTGTCAACCCTCATGATCTTGTACCTTTCTTTGAGTTTAGGCTTTACGCAAATAACCAAATTCCTGACCTGTCAACCTTTCAATCCCCTAGAATGTTTGCTACTCATGTGCCATATCCATCATTACCGGATTCCATCAAGAACTCAGGCTGTCGAATTGTTTATCTTTGCAGGAATCCATTTGACAACTTTATCTCCTCGTGGCATTTCCTCTCAGAAGCAAGACCTGAGAGACTTGGACCACTTCTTTTGGAGGAGGCTTTCGATAGTTTTTGCAATGGACTTGGAGGATTCGGTCCCTTTTTTGACCATGTATTAGGGTACTGGAGAGAGAGCTTAGAGAGACCAGAGGAGGTTCTGTTTCTCACGTATGAGGACATGAAAGAAGACATTAATTCTCAGATGAAAAGGTTAGCTGAGTTCCTGGGCTGTCCTTTTTCCTTGGAAGAAGAGGCAGATGGGGTTGTAGAAGGAATATCAAAGTTGTGTAGCTTCAGCAATTTGAAGGACAAAGAGATCAACAAGACTGGTAGGTCTCTCGGAAACCTTGAGAACAAGATTCTCTTTAGAAGAGGTGAAGTGGGGGATTGGACCAATTACCTAACCCCTGAGATGGTGGATCGATTGAACAAAATCATGGAACAAAAGCTGGCTGGTTCTGATTTGAAGTTCAAGACTGGTTTGTAG
- the LOC133700838 gene encoding cytosolic sulfotransferase 15-like, giving the protein MEDTQMITGNNNSLAETDEIADLLPSLPKEKSWRSGYVYRYQGFWCPEKQIPAVIAFQKHFIAQKTDTILVTMPKSGTTWLKALAFSIMNRAKYTPSCSPLNSVNPHDLVPFFEFGLYANNQLPDLSTFQSPRMFATHVPYPSLPDSIKNSGCRIVYLCRNPFDNFISLWHFASKARPERLGPLLLEEAFDSFCNGLGGFGPFFDHVLGYWRESLERPEEVLFLTYEDMKEDISSQMKRLAEFLGCPFSLEEEADGVVEGISKLCSFSNLKDKEINKTGRFHPDFENKTLFRRGEVRDWVNYLTPEMVDRLNKITEQKLAGSGLKFKTG; this is encoded by the coding sequence ATGGAAGACACCCAAATGATCACCGGAAACAACAATAGTCTTGCAGAAACCGATGAGATTGCTGACCTCCTGCCATCCCTTCCCAAAGAAAAGTCATGGCGATCAGGTTATGTGTATCGATACCAAGGCTTTTGGTGTCCTGAAAAGCAGATTCCTGCTGTGATTGCATTTCAAAAGCACTTCATAGCACAGAAAACAGATACTATACTAGTCACGATGCCTAAATCAGGCACAACATGGTTGAAAGCCTTGGCATTTTCCATTATGAATCGTGCAAAATATACACCCTCGTGTAGCCCCTTGAACTCTGTCAACCCTCATGATCTTGTACCTTTCTTTGAGTTTGGGCTTTACGCAAATAACCAACTTCCTGACCTGTCAACCTTTCAATCCCCTAGAATGTTTGCTACTCATGTGCCATATCCATCATTACCGGATTCCATCAAGAACTCCGGCTGTCGAATTGTTTATCTTTGCAGGAATCCATTTGACAACTTTATCTCCTTGTGGCATTTCGCCTCCAAAGCAAGACCTGAGAGACTTGGACCACTTCTTTTGGAGGAGGCTTTCGATAGTTTTTGCAATGGACTTGGAGGATTCGGTCCCTTTTTTGACCATGTATTAGGGTATTGGAGAGAGAGCTTAGAGAGACCAGAGGAGGTTCTGTTTCTCACGTATGAGGACATGAAAGAAGACATTAGTTCTCAGATGAAAAGGTTAGCTGAGTTCCTGGGCTGTCCTTTTTCCTTGGAAGAAGAGGCAGATGGGGTTGTGGAAGGAATATCAAAGTTGTGTAGCTTCAGCAATTTGAAGGACAAAGAGATCAACAAGACTGGTAGGTTTCATCCAGACTTTGAGAACAAGACTCTCTTTAGAAGAGGTGAAGTGAGGGATTGGGTCAATTACCTTACTCCTGAGATGGTGGATCGTTTGAACAAAATCACGGAACAAAAGCTGGCTGGTTCTGGTTTGAAGTTTAAGACTGGTTAA
- the LOC133701233 gene encoding cytosolic sulfotransferase 15-like: MEDTQMITENNNLAETDEIADLLSSLPKEKSWRSGYVYRYQGFWCPEKQIPAVIAFQKHFLAQKTDTILVTMPKSGTTWLKALAFSVMNRAKYTPSCSPLNSVNSHDLVPFFVCGLYASNQIPDLSTFPPPRMFATHVPYPSLPDSIKNSGCRIVYLCRNPFDNFISLWHFLSKARPERLGPLLLEEAFDSFCNGLGGFGPFFDHVLGYWRESLERPEEVLFLTYEDMKEDINSQMKRLAEFLGCPFSLGEEADGVVEGISKLCSFSNLKDKEINKTGKSLLHVENKTLFRRGEVGDWVNYLTPEMVDRLNKIMEQKLAGSGLKFKTGL, encoded by the coding sequence ATGGAAGACACCCAAATGATCACCGAAAACAACAATCTTGCAGAAACCGATGAGATTGCTGACCTCCTGTCATCCCTTCCCAAAGAAAAGTCATGGCGATCAGGTTATGTGTATCGATACCAAGGCTTTTGGTGTCCTGAAAAGCAGATTCCTGCTGTGATTGCATTTCAAAAGCACTTCCTAGCACAGAAAACAGATACTATACTAGTCACCATGCCTAAATCAGGCACAACATGGTTGAAAGCCTTGGCATTTTCCGTTATGAATCGTGCAAAATATACACCCTCGTGTAGCCCCTTGAACTCTGTCAACTCTCATGATCTTGTACCTTTCTTTGTGTGTGGGCTTTACGCAAGTAACCAAATTCCTGACCTGTCAACCTTTCCACCCCCTAGAATGTTTGCTACTCATGTGCCATATCCATCATTACCGGATTCGATCAAGAACTCCGGCTGTCGAATTGTTTATCTTTGCAGGAATCCATTTGACAACTTTATCTCCTTGTGGCATTTCCTCTCAAAAGCAAGACCTGAGAGACTTGGACCACTTCTTTTGGAGGAGGCTTTCGATAGTTTTTGCAATGGACTTGGAGGATTCGGTCCCTTTTTTGACCACGTATTAGGGTACTGGAGAGAGAGCTTAGAGAGACCAGAGGAGGTTCTGTTTCTCACGTATGAGGACATGAAAGAAGACATTAATTCTCAGATGAAAAGGTTAGCTGAGTTCCTGGGCTGTCCTTTTTCCTTGGGAGAAGAGGCAGATGGGGTTGTAGAAGGAATATCAAAGTTGTGTAGCTTCAGCAATTTGAAGGACAAAGAGATTAACAAGACTGGTAAGTCTCTCCTACACGTTGAGAACAAGACTCTCTTTAGAAGAGGTGAAGTGGGGGATTGGGTCAATTACCTTACTCCTGAGATGGTGGATCGTTTGAACAAAATCATGGAACAAAAGCTGGCTGGTTCTGGTTTGAAGTTCAAGACTGGTTTGTAG
- the LOC133702006 gene encoding uncharacterized protein LOC133702006, translating to MLTLGELRIEAARDNEEIKMIENQGKCRIQSTANGLSRLVLTKPPMANKANYGAMPRDYGYTSNIETPLPLFRTEISGLTRSGRCFTPEELEKQRKAKGKEVLDLDKEFEVNKPVTEEETNEFLKLMKHSEYCIVDQLKKTPAKISIMSLILSSEPHRNALQKVLNEAYVPQDIEQKTMEHLVGRIHAANYLYFTEDELDAEGTGHNKPLYVTVRCKDCLIGKVLIDNGSALNVLPRHMLDEMPVDPSHMQPSVMTARAYDGSPRQVIGTIEVELAVGPQVFLVTLQVMDIHPSYSMLLGRPWIHSAGAVTSSMHQCLKYIANGVLVSVKAEETISMVRNVAVPFIEAEDCKDGNLHAFEVVNTEWVPENTVVRKPELSEATKMAAKSFLKHKIPCPYVIKKGKLEWIDIIKLKAAEQRFGLGYKPKKEDYKRAAGARREKRMARIEGRKPEEESLVIPPIRTSFPKAAYVMQPDKGHGNLFQKFFSMNINTLEEDQVKNIAEKIESGRKDEELPQLTIHILEEVTDRTFIRKLAEGEKFQNWETQEAPLFLLMRSCIFKIHLDVLLCIYTSLSAFRNPESGSSTTTPALYIENEWPNFKEYIVAVEDEEWEEKNIWEFTKLIEQHEQAWRPAKEELETINVGNEEIKRELKIGTLITPEEKEELIALLRDYVDVFAWSYEDMPGLDTDIVVHKIPLVEGCKPVKQKLRRTHPEILIKVKAEIEKQWNAGFLEVVKYPQWVSNIVVVPKKEGKIRVCVDFRDLNRASPKDNFPLPHIDMLVDNAARSSIYSFMDGFSGYNQIKMAQEDKEKTTFVTPWGTFCYKVMPFGLKNAGATYQRAMVTLFHDMMHKEIEVYVDDMIAKSREGENHVQILKKLFERLRKYKLRLNPAKCSFGVKSGKLLGFVVSDKGIEVDPDKVKAIQSMPPPKTEKDVRGFLGRLNYIARFISQLTTTCDPIFRLLRKKNPGSWNEECEEAFEKIKQYLLNPPLLVPPVPERPLILYLTVTETAMGCVLGQHDETGRKERAIYYLSKKFTECESRYTEIEKLCCALTWAAKRLRQYMLYHTTWLISKLDPLRYICEKPYLSSRIARWQVLLAEYDIVYMTRKAVKGSVIADHLADHAMEDYESLDFDFPDEDVLAIEEEKSDWWIMYFDGAVNACGNGAGAVIISPGKKQYPVSVKLQFGCTNNTAEYEACILGLEAALELNIRKIDVYGDSMLIICQIKGEWQTKEEKLRPYQEYLSKLTGEFEEIEFTHLGREGNHFADALATLASMAKIDFGHKVQPVHINIRNNPAHCCSVEREVDGNPWYYDVKNFIQNQAYPMGASKIDKKTLRRLAMDFYLDGEILYKKSSDGTLLRCLDEFEAKKALREVHEGICSTHADGHVMARKIQRVGYFWMTLEKDCIDYVRKCHKCQVYSDKINAPPAPLFNLTSPWPFAMWGIDVIGPVNPKASNGHRFILVAIDYFTKWVEAGSFAHVTQKVVKKFIERDLICRYGPPEKVITDNAQNFNGKMIIELCAKWKIKHSNSSPYRPKMNGAVEAANKNVKKIIQKMVVTYKDWHEMLPFALHAYRTAVRTSTGATPYTLVYGMEAVMPLEVEIPSLRVLVDSELEEVEWAKVRYEQLNLISEKRIAAICHHQLYQRRMAKSYDKKVRPRGFHEGDLVLKKILPLPGEDQSKWAPNYEGPYVVKKAFSGGALLLSRMDGEDLVRPVNSDSVRKYYA from the exons ATGCTGACTTTAGGAGAGCTAAGGATTGAGGCTGCAAGAGATAACGAAGAGATCAAGATGATAGAGAATCAGGGGAAATGTAGAATCCAATCAACAGCTAATGGGCTATCGAGATTGGTATTAACTAAACCCCCGATGGCAAACAAAGCAAACTATGGAGCGATGCCTAGAGATTATGGTTATACCTCGAATATTGAAACTCCTTTGCCACTGTTCCGAACTGAGATAAGTGGACTAACTCGGAGTGGTCGTTGTTTCACACCTGAAGAActagagaaacaaagaaaggcTAAGGGCAAGGAGGTGTTGGACCTCGATAAAGAGTTTGAGGTGAATAAACCTGTGACTGAGGAAGAAACaaatgagtttttgaaattgatgaagCATAGTGAGTACTGTATAGTGGATCAGTTGAAGAAGACCCCTGCCAAGATCTCCATCATGTCATTAATACTCAGTTCCGAGCCGCATCGTAATGCTTTGCAAAAAGTACTAAATGAGGCCTACGTACCCCAAGATATTGAACAAAAGACTATGGAGCATCTAGTAGGGAGGATCCATGCTGCCAATTACTTATATTTCACGGAAGATGAACTTGACGCTGAAGGAACtggacataacaagcccttatatGTCACAGTCCGATGCAAAGATTGTCTCATTGGTAAAGTTCTCATCGATAACGGCTCAGCCCTTAATGTGTTACCAAGGCATATGCTGGATGAAATGCCAGTGGATCCCTCACACATGCAACCCAGTGTGATGACGGCTAGAGCGTACGATGGCTCACCAAGGCAAGTGATAGGGACAATTGAGGTCGAACTAGCTGTGGGTCCACAAGTCTTTCTAGTAACCCTTCAAGtgatggatatccacccttcctatagtatgttgttaggaaggccATGGATACATTCTGCGGGAGCTGTCACCTCCTCGATGCATCAATGTTTGAAGTACATTGCCAATGGCGTTCTGGTTTCTGTTAAGGCTGAGGAGACTATATCAATGGTAAGAAATGTGGCGGTTCCATTCATTGAAGCCGAAGATTGTAAGGATGGAAACCTTCATGCATTTGAAGTTGTGAATACCGAGTGGGTACCCGAGAACACTGTGGTGAGAAAACCAGAACTCTCGGAGGCCACCAAAATGGCCGCTAAAAGCTTTTTGAAGCACAAGATTCCTTGCCCATATGTCATCAAGAAAGGAAAACTTGAATGGATTGATATAATCAAGCTGAAAGCTGCAGAACAGAGGTTTGGGCTTGGATATAAGCCCAAGAAAGAGGATTACAAGCGAGCTGCTGGTGCAAGAAGGGAGAAAAGAATGGCTAGGATTGAAGGAAGGAAGCCTGAAGAAGAAAGCCTAGTCATCCCTCCAATCAGGACTTCTTTTCCAAAGGCCGCATATGTGATGCAACCTGATAAGGGACACGGAAACCTCTTTCAgaagtttttttcaatgaaCATAAACACTCTGGAGGAAGACCAAGTCAAGAACATTGCTGAGAAAATTGAATCTGGAAGAAAGGATGAAGAGCTGCCACAATTAACCATCCACATTTTGGAAGAAGTCACCGACAGGACTTTCATTCGAAAGCTAGCCGAAGGAGAGAAGTTCCAGAATTGggagacccaagaagctccattg ttccttttaatgagatcatgcattttcaaaattcaTCTTGATGTCTTACTGTgcatttacacatcactttccgCTTTCAGGAACCCTGAAAGCGGATCCTCCACAACAACACCTGCACTTTACAttgagaatgaatggccaaactttaaagaatacatagTAGCTGTAGAAGATGAGGAATGGGAGGAGAAAAACATATGggaattcacaaaattaatagaACAACATGAACAGGCTTGGAGGCCCGCTaaagaggaacttgaaaccataaatgtgggtaatgaagaaatcaagagagagctGAAAATAGGGACTTTGATCACTCCGGAAGAGAAGGAAGAGTTGATTGCACTGCTCCGAGATTACGTAGATGTCTTTGCCTGGTCCTAcgaagatatgcctggtttggatacgGACATCGTAGTACATAAGATACCACTGGTGGAAGGATGCAAGCCGGTTAAGCAGAAGTTAAGGAGAACTCATCCGGAGATCTTAATCAAAGTAAAAGCAGAAATTGAAAAGCAATGGAACGCTGGTTTTTTGGAAGTAGTCAAGTATCCACAGTGGGTGTCAAACATAGTGGTGGTACCCAAAAAGGAAGGTAAAATCAGAGTTTGTGTGGACTTTAGGGACTTAAACCGGGCTAGCCCTAAAGATAATTtccctctaccacacatagatatgTTAGTTGATAATGCAGCACGCAGCTCcatatattcctttatggatggattttcaggctacaatcagataaaaatggcgCAAGAGGATAAAGAGAAGACAACCTTTGTAACACCGTGGGGAACATTTTGCTAcaaagtcatgccatttggtttaaagaatgctggggccacctaccaaagggcTATGGTGACTTTGTTTCATGACATGATGCACAAAGAGATTGAAGTATACGTGGAcgacatgattgctaaatctagagagggagagaatcatgtccaaatattgaagaaattgtttgaaagactAAGGAAATATAAGTTGAGGCTTAACCCGGCAAAGTGTTCGTTCGGGGTGAAATCTGGGAAGTTGTTGGGATTTGTGGTGAGTGATAAAGGGATAGAAGTAGATCCCGACaaagtaaaggctattcaatctatgccacCTCCCAAGACTGAGAAAGATGTGAGAGGTTTCTTAggaaggttgaattacattgctcggtttatatctcaattaaccacgacttgtgacccgatctttcgtttgttaaggaagaagaacccTGGAAGTTGGAATGAAGAGTGCGAAGAggcttttgagaaaatcaagcaATACTTGTTGAATCCGCCCCTGCTTGTTCCTCCTGTGCCAGAAAGGCCATTGATATTATACCTAACGGTAACAGAAACAGCAATGGGATGTGTGCTTGGGCAACAcgatgaaaccggaaggaaggaaagggcCATTTATTACCTAAGCAAGAAGTTCACGGAATGTGAGTCTAGGTATACTGAGATCGAGAAGTTGTGTTGCGCACTGACATGGGCTGCAAAGAGATTACGTCAGTATATGTTGTATCACACTACGTGGTTAATTTCCAAATTAGACCCGTTGAGGTACATTTGTGAAAAACCCTATCTATCTAGCCGAATTGCAAGATGGCAAGTTCTATTGGCTGagtatgacatagtatatatgacaaggaaagctgTGAAAGGGAGCGTTATTGCCGATCACCTAGCTGACCATGCTATGGAAGATTATGAGTCATTAGACTTTGACTTTCCCGATGAAGATGTGCTTGCAATCGAGGAAGAGAAATCAGATTGGTGgattatgtactttgatggtgctgTAAATGCATGTGGTAACGGAGCTGGTGCGGTGATAATCTCTCCTGGCAAGAAGCAGTATCCGGTTTCAGTCAAGCTACAGTTTGGGTGCACCAACAACAcggctgagtatgaagcttgcattctcggTTTAGAGGCTGCATTGGAGCTAAACATCAGAAAGATAGATGTGTATGGAGACTCAATGCTGATCATTTGCCAAATAAAAggagaatggcaaaccaaggaagaGAAGCTAAGGccttaccaagaatacctgTCTAAGCTGACtggagaatttgaggaaatagagttcacccatctaggaagggaaggaaaccacTTTGCAGATGCTTTGGCTACACTAGCATCTATGGCCAAAATAGACTTCGGGCACAAGGTACAACCAGTACACATCAatatcagaaataacccagctcattgttgctcagtcGAAAGAGAAGtggatggaaacccttggtactatgatgtcaagaatttcatccaaaaccaggcatatcccatgggggcatccaaaatcgACAAGAAGACCTTGAGGAGGTTGGCAatggatttttatcttgatggggagattttgtataagaaatcatccgacgggactttgttgagatgtttggatgagtTTGAGGCAAAAAAAGCATTACGAGAAGTCCATgaagggatttgctcaacccatgctgaTGGACACGTGATGGCTAGGAAGATACAAAGAGTCGGTTACTTCTGGATGACGTTAGAAAAGGATTGCATCGACTATGTCCGAAAATGTCATAAGTGCCAAGTATACAGTGACAAAATCAACGCCCCTCCAGCTCCTCTATTTAACTTGACATCTCCATGGCCCTTCGCGATGTGGGGAATTGATGTGATTGGACCTGTAAACCCAAAAGCCAGCAATGGTCATAGGTTTATTCTCGTGGCTATCGACTACTTTACAAAATGGGTAGAAGCCGGGTCATTTGCTCATGTGACGCAAAAAgtagtgaagaaatttattgagagagatttgatttgtcgatatggtccacCAGAAAAGGTTATCACTGATAATGcccagaatttcaatggcaagatgataatagaactttgtgctaaatggaaaatcaagcattccaactCTTCGCCGTAtagaccaaagatgaatggtgcggtagaagctgctaacaaaaatgtcaaaaagattattcagaagatggtagtcacctataaggattggcatgagatgttgccatttgccctTCATGCGTATCGCACTGCAGTCCGAACCTCAACAGGAGCCACCCCATACAcgttggtatatggaatggaggcggttatgcctttagaagtggaaatcCCCTCATTGAGAGTACTGGTAGACTCTGAGCTGGAAGAGGTAGAATGGgcaaaagttagatatgaacaGCTAAAtctgatcagtgaaaagaggatagccgCAATTTGTCATCATCAACTTTACCAAAGAAGGATGGCCAAATCATACGACAAAAAGGTtcgacctcgaggattccacgaaggagatcttgtactgaagaaaatattgccgttaccaggagaagatcagagtaaatgggCACCGAACTATGAGGGCCCTTACGTAGTGAAGAAAGCATTCTCGGGAGGAGCTTTGCTGTtgtctagaatggatggagaagatctagttaggccagtgaattctgactctgtaaggAAATATTACGCTTGA
- the LOC133702007 gene encoding uncharacterized protein LOC133702007, translated as MFIRWWLLFVHKKVASIPNIQIILNHAFFSYIYARICRLRNIGPPSRIHNTRQRKRMENEERPQPEAQYQRELEGVRNDVAHLTSMLEQMLRARDGEGTSTQPDEAPAAAQIPVAPINVGANTPNKQHPNPTRPIQIPITMDLTNEDPHDVKLSNHEGYDKWTALEERLRAVEGNDLFDPVRAAEVCLVPNIVIPKKFRVPEFVKYTGMECPKTHLRSYYNKMAEVIHDDKMLIYFFQDSLTGSALSWYMRLDNIRIKKWTDLADAFLKQYKFNLEIAPDRTSLITMEKGNQESVRVYAQRWRDQAINVQPPLIETEMVTLFANTFRAPYYEHLMGSSAQHFYDVVRIAERIEQGIRSGRIAEPIEKRGFIGKKKENEVNNLEGGYKGRSKNYQTPTTQVTSINFAKPSIPNQPNQTKFPANNQSNYQRRDNRPSEEQLPPLPITLKELYAKLLSIGQIAPLPVPPMQPPFPAWYNPEVTCEYHAGHAGHSIEACFAFKRKVVVE; from the exons ATGTTTATAAGATGGTGGCTATTATTCGTTCACAAGAAAGTtgcatccatacccaatatacaAATCATTCTCAATCATGCATTTTTCTCATACATCTATGCACGCATCTGCAGATtaagaaacataggtcccccttctagaatccacaacactcgacaaagaaaaagaatggaaaacgaagaaagGCCACAACCAGAAGCTCAGTACCAAAGAGAACTTGAAGGAGTTCGGAATGATGTGGCGCACCTAACCAGTATGTTAGAGCAAATGTTGAGAGCCAGAGATGGAGAGGGAACGTCTACTCAACCTGATGAAGCACCAGCAGCAGCTCAAATTCCTGTCGCACCTATAAACGTGGGGGCAAATACACCAAATAAGCAGCATCCTAATCCCACTCGGCCCATCCAAATCCCTATTACAATGGATTTAACAAACGAGGACCCACATGACGTCAAACTCTCTAATCATGAAGGGTATGATAAGTGGACTGCACTAGAAGAGAGGCTAAGGGCAGTTGAAGGAAATGATTTATTTGACCCAGTTAGGGCTGCTGAAGTATGTTTGGTGCCTAACATTGTTATTCCAAAGAAGTTCAGAGTGCCAGAGTTTGTTAAGTATACCGGGATGGAATGCCCAAAGACCCATCTCCGTTCTTACTATAACAAAATGGCAGAAGTTATCCACGatgataaaatgttaatttacttCTTCCAGGATAGCCTGACAGGATCGGCCCTTAGTTGGTATATGAGGCTGGACAATATTAGGATCAAGAAGTGGACAGACTTGGCAGATGCTTTCTTAAAGCAATACAAGTTTAATCTTGAGATTGCTCCTGATAGGACCAGTCTAATTACCATGGAGAAAGGAAATCAAGAGTCCGTAAGGGTTTATGCTCAAAGGTGGCGTGACCAAGCTATCAATGTACAACCTCCACTAATAGAGACGGAGATGGTGACACTGTTTGCTAATACTTTTAGGGCTCCATACTATGAACACCTTATGGGTAGTTCAGcacaacatttctatgatgtgGTGCGGATTgctgagaggattgaacaagGAATCCGAAGTGGGAGAATTGCAGAACCTATAGAGAAGAGAGGTTTCattgggaaaaagaaagaaaatgaggtgAATAACCTAGAAGGTGGATACAAAGGGAGAAGCAAAAACTACCAAACACCTACCACCCAAGTCACCAGTATCAATTTTGCCAAACCCTCCATCCCAAACCAACCCAATCAAACAAAATTCCCAGCAAATAACCAAAGCAATTACCAAAGAAGGGACAACCGACCATCGGAAGAACAATTACCACCTTTACCAATAACCTTAAAAGAGTTGTATGCCAAGCTGTTGAGTATTGGGCAGATAGCTCCCCTACCCGTACCACCTATGCAACCACCTTTCCCTGCATGGTACAACCCCGAGGTGACTTGTGAATACCATGCTGGTCACGCAGGTCATAGCATTGAGGCTTGCTTTGCTTTTAAAAGGAAG GTGGTAGTGGAGTGA
- the LOC133700532 gene encoding cytosolic sulfotransferase 15-like gives MKDVQITQRNSTVSETGESDQCCDIISSLPKEKEWVSGYMYLYQGFWCPPKEIHAVVSFQNNFQACNTDTILVSMPKSGTTWLKALVFSIMNREKYQTAESPLNSFNPHDLVPFFEYRLYANNQVPELSAFPSPRIFSTHVPYPSLPESIRNSTCRVVYICRNPLDNFISFWHFLSKARPERLGPLLLEEAFDDFCNGVVGFGPFFDHVLGYWKESLERPEKVLFLKFEDLKEDINSQMKSLAVFLGCPFSLEEERDGVTGNISKLCSLDSLKNIEANKRGKSIPYFENNTLFRRGEVGDWVNYLTPEMVDRLNKITEQKLAGSGLEFKITSL, from the coding sequence ATGAAAGACGTTCAAATTACTCAAAGAAACAGTACTGTTTCAGAAACCGGAGAGAGTGATCAATGCTGTGACATAATATCATCCCTTCCCAAAGAGAAAGAATGGGTATCTGGTTATATGTATCTTTACCAAGGCTTTTGGTGCCCTCCGAAGGAGATTCATGCTGTAGtttcatttcaaaataactTTCAAGCATGCAACACTGACACTATACTTGTCTCCATGCCTAAATCAGGTACGACGTGGTTGAAAGCCTTGGTATTTTCCATCATGAACCGTGAAAAATATCAAACCGCAGAAAGCCCCTTGAATTCTTTCAACCCTCATGATCTTGTGCCTTTCTTTGAGTATAGGCTTTATGCAAACAACCAAGTTCCTGAGCTGTCTGCATTTCCATCGCCTAGAATATTTTCAACCCATGTGCCATATCCATCACTGCCAGAATCTATCAGGAACTCTACTTGTCGGGTTGTTTATATATGTAGAAATCCCTTGGACAACTTTATCTCCTTCTGGCATTTCCTCTCAAAAGCAAGACCTGAGAGACTTGGACCACTTCTTTTGGAGGAGGCTTTTGATGATTTTTGCAATGGAGTTGTAGGGTTTGGTCCCTTTTTTGATCATGTTCTAGGGTATTGGAAGGAGAGCTTGGAGAGACCAGAGAAGGTATTATTTCTTAAGTTTGAGGACTTAAAAGAAGATATCAATTCTCAGATGAAAAGTCTGGCTGTGTTCTTGGGTTGTCCCTTTTCTTTGGAGGAAGAGAGGGATGGGGTTACAGGGAACATATCCAAGCTGTGCAGCCTCGATAGTTTGAAGAATATCGAGGCAAACAAGAGAGGTAAGTCTATCCCATACTTCGAGAATAATACTTTATTTAGAAGAGGTGAGGTTGGGGACTGGGTCAATTATCTTACTCCTGAGATGGTTGATCGTTTAAACAAGATCACAGAACAAAAGTTGGCTGGTTCTGGATTGGAGTTCAAGATTACTAGTCTATAG